Proteins encoded together in one Olsenella timonensis window:
- a CDS encoding amino acid ABC transporter ATP-binding protein, translating into MSQVSSDEKTVPVIELRHVDKHYGDLHVLRDVSLAVGKGEVLVVIGPSGSGKSTMCRTINRLETIDSGEILIEGEPLPQEGRDLARMRAELGMVFQQFNLFAHMTILDNVTLGPREVLGVPRDEAERQAMELLERVGVAEQAHKVPAQLSGGQQQRAAIARSLAMRPKAMMFDEPTSALDPEMINEVLDVMVELARGGMTMVVVTHEMGFARRVADRVVFMADGQIVEEGAPDAFFDHPTTQRARDFLDSIKGH; encoded by the coding sequence GTGAGCCAAGTGAGTTCAGACGAGAAGACCGTGCCGGTGATAGAGCTTCGTCACGTGGACAAGCACTACGGCGACCTTCACGTGCTCAGGGACGTCAGCCTTGCCGTGGGCAAGGGCGAGGTCCTCGTCGTGATCGGGCCGTCGGGGTCCGGCAAGTCCACGATGTGTCGCACGATCAACCGGCTCGAGACCATCGACTCCGGCGAGATCCTCATCGAGGGCGAGCCGCTGCCGCAGGAGGGGCGCGACCTCGCCCGCATGCGCGCCGAGCTCGGGATGGTATTCCAGCAGTTCAACCTCTTCGCGCACATGACGATCCTCGACAACGTGACGCTCGGCCCGCGCGAGGTGCTGGGAGTGCCCAGGGATGAGGCCGAGAGACAGGCCATGGAGCTGCTCGAGCGCGTTGGGGTCGCCGAGCAGGCCCACAAGGTGCCCGCCCAGCTCTCCGGCGGCCAGCAGCAGCGCGCCGCGATCGCCCGCTCGCTCGCGATGCGTCCCAAGGCCATGATGTTCGACGAGCCCACGAGCGCCCTCGACCCGGAGATGATCAACGAGGTCCTCGACGTCATGGTCGAGCTCGCGCGCGGCGGCATGACGATGGTCGTCGTGACGCACGAGATGGGCTTCGCACGGCGCGTGGCAGACCGCGTCGTCTTCATGGCCGACGGCCAGATCGTGGAGGAGGGTGCGCCCGACGCGTTCTTCGACCACCCCACGACCCAGCGTGCCCGCGACTTCCTCGACTCGATCAAGGGCCACTAG
- a CDS encoding diacylglycerol kinase family protein, whose product MRALIVHNPRSGFGSDAVFQFERALLQAGDECVMRALADDFVAAEAIADADAYDVVVLSGGDGTVSSLLYELRDTSVPVCVFPSGTANLLCANLGNAPEPAALARACRIGKTAALDLGEISWTDVGGAHVTRGFALMSGTGFDAQLMQAALPNKAIMGQAAYFAAALSNPRPTVSSFAITVDGVTHERSGITCLVANTATIQGDIEIIPDCRMDDGLLDVIVVETSDAAQLLKPLAFGLLDRSGHAVGRPHIESFRGREVTIASSVPVPLEVDGEVEAGLVSSYSARALPHAAQIIVDPMSPYGSADDGSSRFGGSDVIAYPR is encoded by the coding sequence TTGCGCGCGCTCATCGTCCACAACCCCCGCTCGGGCTTTGGGTCCGACGCGGTGTTCCAGTTCGAGAGGGCCCTGCTCCAGGCCGGGGACGAGTGCGTCATGCGCGCGCTCGCCGACGACTTCGTCGCCGCCGAGGCGATCGCAGACGCCGACGCCTATGACGTCGTCGTGCTCTCGGGCGGCGACGGCACGGTGTCGTCGCTGCTCTACGAGCTGCGCGACACGTCGGTCCCCGTCTGCGTCTTCCCGTCGGGAACGGCAAACCTCCTGTGCGCCAACCTCGGCAACGCCCCCGAGCCCGCGGCGCTCGCGCGGGCCTGCCGCATCGGCAAGACCGCGGCGCTCGACCTCGGCGAAATCTCGTGGACCGACGTCGGGGGCGCGCACGTCACCCGCGGCTTTGCCCTGATGTCAGGCACCGGCTTCGACGCCCAGCTCATGCAGGCCGCCCTCCCCAACAAGGCGATCATGGGACAGGCCGCCTACTTCGCCGCAGCGCTCTCCAACCCCCGGCCCACCGTGTCGAGCTTTGCCATCACGGTGGACGGCGTGACCCACGAGCGCAGCGGCATCACCTGCCTCGTCGCAAACACCGCGACGATCCAGGGCGACATAGAGATCATCCCCGACTGCCGCATGGACGACGGCCTGCTCGACGTCATCGTCGTGGAGACGTCGGACGCCGCGCAGCTGCTCAAGCCGCTCGCCTTCGGCCTGCTCGACCGCAGCGGGCACGCCGTCGGGAGGCCGCACATCGAGTCGTTCAGGGGGCGCGAGGTCACGATCGCCTCCTCCGTCCCCGTGCCGCTCGAGGTCGACGGCGAGGTGGAGGCCGGGCTCGTAAGCTCCTACTCTGCCCGTGCCCTGCCGCACGCGGCGCAGATCATCGTCGACCCGATGAGCCCCTACGGCTCGGCGGACGACGGCTCCTCGCGCTTCGGCGGCTCCGACGTCATCGCCTACCCGAGGTAG
- the xseA gene encoding exodeoxyribonuclease VII large subunit, which translates to MPGERPQPLSVTDAVALAKGAVSAWPTLVVNGEVSGFRGPNARSGHCYFEVKDDGASMSVIVWRGTAAKMGFALRDGLSVQLTGKFDVYKASGKLSFVASRVEAAGEGLLRQQVAELARALEREGLMDPGRKRHVPAFCSRVCVVTSLSGSVIEDVKRTLARRNPLVELDVVGCSVQGADAPATIVRALATAAETRPDAILLVRGGGSFEDLMCFNDEGLARAIAACPVPVVTGIGHEPDTTIADMVADRRASTPTAAAESVAPAIDEVERQMLQRQVRLGRAMSSALEFRRQRLDAAARLMAGSVDADLARRRVALDALGARRCLTDPLASVRDRAADLNQTEQRLHDAIPRALARSMDRCDQMATRLDGVGARILRPSEATLARLAASLDALSPLSVLSRGYAIARDATGHVVKDAFELARGDAVRVLVGAGSFDATVTKINEDRA; encoded by the coding sequence ATGCCGGGGGAGCGTCCGCAGCCCCTCTCGGTCACCGACGCCGTGGCGCTCGCAAAGGGCGCCGTCTCTGCCTGGCCCACGCTCGTCGTCAACGGCGAGGTCTCGGGCTTCCGCGGTCCCAACGCCAGGTCCGGCCACTGCTACTTCGAGGTCAAGGACGACGGCGCCTCGATGAGCGTCATCGTGTGGCGCGGCACGGCCGCCAAGATGGGCTTCGCGCTTCGCGACGGGCTGTCCGTCCAGCTCACCGGAAAGTTCGACGTCTACAAGGCGTCGGGCAAGCTCTCGTTCGTCGCGAGCAGGGTGGAGGCGGCGGGCGAGGGGCTCCTGCGGCAGCAGGTGGCTGAGCTCGCCCGCGCCCTCGAGCGCGAGGGCCTCATGGACCCGGGCCGCAAGCGTCACGTGCCCGCGTTCTGCTCTCGCGTCTGCGTCGTCACGTCGCTCTCCGGCAGCGTCATCGAGGACGTGAAGCGCACCCTCGCCCGACGCAACCCCCTCGTCGAGCTCGACGTCGTAGGCTGTTCCGTGCAGGGGGCGGACGCCCCGGCCACCATCGTCCGCGCCCTCGCCACTGCCGCCGAGACGCGTCCCGACGCGATTCTGCTCGTGCGCGGCGGCGGGTCGTTCGAGGATCTCATGTGCTTCAACGACGAGGGTCTCGCCCGGGCGATCGCCGCCTGCCCCGTACCCGTGGTGACGGGCATCGGCCACGAGCCCGACACCACGATCGCAGACATGGTCGCCGACCGCCGCGCGTCAACGCCCACCGCTGCCGCGGAGTCGGTCGCGCCCGCGATCGACGAGGTGGAGCGCCAGATGCTCCAGCGCCAGGTGCGCCTCGGCCGCGCTATGTCGTCCGCGCTCGAGTTTCGACGGCAGCGGCTTGACGCCGCCGCACGCCTCATGGCGGGCAGCGTCGACGCCGACCTCGCTCGCCGTCGGGTGGCGCTCGATGCCCTTGGCGCGCGGCGCTGCCTCACCGACCCGCTCGCCTCCGTGCGCGACCGTGCGGCCGACCTCAACCAGACCGAGCAGCGCCTTCACGACGCCATTCCCCGTGCCCTCGCGCGCTCCATGGATCGCTGCGACCAGATGGCGACCCGCCTCGACGGCGTGGGGGCTCGGATCCTGCGCCCCTCCGAGGCCACGCTCGCGCGCCTCGCCGCCTCGCTCGACGCGCTCTCGCCGCTCTCGGTCCTCTCGCGCGGATATGCGATCGCCCGCGACGCGACGGGCCATGTCGTGAAGGACGCGTTCGAGCTGGCGCGCGGAGACGCGGTTCGCGTCCTCGTGGGTGCCGGGTCCTTTGACGCGACGGTCACCAAAATCAACGAAGATCGGGCGTAG
- a CDS encoding zinc metallopeptidase → MPFYFGYGVDSAYLAVVLVALVLGTAAQGYIRSTYRKWSQVDAGIPGTGAEVARVMLADGGASGVGIARVGGSLTDHYDPRDNKLHLSDDNYRGASVASLAVACHEAGHAIQAAQGFFPYRVRTMLVPAVGIAENSWILVLLAGVLLNLGGLVQLAIVLFAVAVVFQLVTLPVEIDASRRAVAFLSSRGSGLDEKGARAVLTAAALTYVAAALTSIMQLVYLLGRYGNRGND, encoded by the coding sequence ATGCCCTTCTACTTTGGCTACGGCGTCGATTCTGCCTACCTCGCCGTCGTCCTCGTCGCGCTCGTCCTGGGCACGGCGGCCCAGGGCTACATCAGGAGCACCTACCGCAAGTGGTCGCAGGTGGACGCCGGCATCCCGGGGACGGGCGCGGAGGTCGCCCGCGTCATGCTTGCCGACGGTGGCGCCTCCGGCGTGGGAATCGCCCGCGTGGGGGGCTCGCTCACCGATCACTACGACCCGCGCGACAACAAGCTCCACCTCTCGGACGACAACTACCGCGGGGCGTCGGTCGCCTCGCTCGCCGTGGCGTGCCACGAGGCTGGGCACGCCATACAGGCCGCCCAGGGCTTCTTCCCCTATCGCGTGCGCACGATGCTCGTCCCGGCGGTCGGCATCGCCGAGAACTCCTGGATCCTCGTCCTGCTCGCCGGCGTCCTGCTCAACCTCGGCGGTCTCGTGCAGCTCGCGATCGTGCTGTTCGCGGTCGCCGTCGTCTTCCAGCTCGTGACGCTCCCGGTCGAGATCGACGCCTCCCGCCGCGCCGTGGCGTTCCTCTCCTCGCGCGGGTCCGGCCTCGACGAGAAGGGCGCCCGCGCGGTGCTCACCGCGGCCGCCCTCACCTACGTGGCGGCGGCGCTGACCTCGATCATGCAGCTCGTCTACCTCCTGGGCCGCTACGGCAACAGGGGCAACGACTGA
- the rnd gene encoding ribonuclease D, producing MYLSTKPELERFCELASAAKVIAVDTEFLRERTYFPKLCLIQVAAGEHVAAVDPILIDDLSPLAALLEDPAVTKVFHACGQDLEVLSDGMGVFCSPVFDTQLAAAFLGLRQQVSYASLVESYCGVRLPKAESLTDWSRRPLDPEQLSYAEDDVRYLPGIYDRMMQELVEKDRLSWVLPEMEALCDPARVRRDPREAYRRLRRAGSLTRRQLAIAREACAWREDVAARRDLPRKWVASDEVIVEVCKRTPASLDRLRRIRGTDQIGERDARALIEAVARGAACPAEECPKVARHVRPTAEAEGVIDLMYAVLRLASEKSGVATQLIATRDDLLDFMQDRKRSPLASGWRHELAGSTLERLLSGEVGLTVRDGQIELL from the coding sequence TTGTACCTCTCCACAAAGCCAGAGCTCGAGCGGTTCTGCGAGCTCGCCTCAGCGGCGAAGGTCATCGCCGTCGACACCGAGTTCCTCCGCGAGAGGACCTACTTCCCCAAGCTCTGCCTCATCCAGGTGGCCGCCGGCGAGCACGTCGCCGCGGTCGACCCCATCCTGATAGACGACCTCTCACCGCTCGCCGCGCTGCTCGAGGACCCCGCCGTCACCAAGGTCTTCCACGCGTGCGGACAGGACCTCGAGGTCCTGTCCGACGGCATGGGGGTCTTCTGCTCGCCCGTCTTCGACACGCAGCTGGCCGCCGCCTTTCTCGGTCTCCGCCAGCAGGTGAGCTACGCCTCGCTCGTGGAGTCCTACTGCGGCGTCCGCCTGCCCAAGGCCGAGTCGCTCACCGACTGGTCGCGCCGCCCGCTCGACCCCGAGCAGCTGAGCTACGCTGAGGACGACGTCCGATACCTCCCGGGCATCTACGACCGCATGATGCAGGAGCTGGTCGAGAAGGACCGCCTCTCGTGGGTCCTGCCCGAGATGGAGGCGCTCTGCGACCCCGCCCGCGTGCGCCGCGACCCGCGCGAGGCCTATCGCCGCCTGCGCCGCGCCGGCTCGCTCACGCGCCGTCAGCTCGCCATCGCCCGCGAGGCCTGCGCCTGGCGCGAGGACGTCGCCGCACGACGCGACCTCCCGCGCAAGTGGGTCGCCTCCGACGAGGTCATCGTCGAGGTCTGCAAGCGCACGCCCGCCTCGCTCGACCGCCTGCGCCGCATTCGCGGCACCGACCAGATAGGGGAGCGCGACGCCCGCGCCCTGATCGAGGCCGTCGCCCGCGGCGCGGCGTGCCCGGCCGAGGAGTGCCCCAAGGTCGCGCGCCACGTCCGCCCGACCGCCGAGGCCGAGGGAGTGATCGACCTCATGTACGCGGTGCTGCGCCTCGCCTCCGAGAAGAGCGGGGTTGCGACGCAGCTCATCGCGACCAGGGACGACCTGCTCGACTTCATGCAGGACCGCAAGCGCTCGCCCCTCGCGTCGGGCTGGCGCCACGAGCTCGCCGGCTCCACGCTCGAGCGCCTCCTGTCCGGCGAGGTCGGCCTCACGGTCCGCGACGGCCAGATCGAGCTGCTCTGA
- a CDS encoding histidine triad nucleotide-binding protein, with translation MSDCIFCKIANGEIPSEFLYEDDNVVAFNDLNPQAPVHVLVVPKAHHDNFVDDVPAETLASMERAVRAVAERTGVAETGFRCIMNTGAAAGQTVMHLHMHVLGGKPLGEGLVPA, from the coding sequence ATGTCAGACTGCATCTTCTGCAAGATCGCGAACGGAGAGATCCCGAGCGAGTTCCTCTACGAGGACGACAACGTCGTCGCCTTCAACGACCTCAACCCCCAGGCACCGGTGCACGTGCTCGTGGTTCCCAAGGCGCATCATGACAACTTCGTCGACGACGTGCCCGCCGAGACGCTGGCGTCCATGGAGCGCGCCGTCCGTGCGGTGGCCGAGCGGACCGGTGTCGCCGAGACGGGGTTCCGCTGCATCATGAACACGGGCGCCGCCGCCGGCCAGACCGTGATGCACCTCCACATGCACGTCCTCGGCGGAAAGCCCCTCGGCGAGGGGCTCGTTCCGGCCTAG
- a CDS encoding acetate/propionate family kinase, giving the protein MNVLVINAGSSSLKYQLLDVDTREVYAKGNCERIGIDGSFVGHEEMGGEKQKLEVALPDHKTAIKYVFDILKTVDKPIGGIGHRVVQGGWYFPESAVVTDETLGWVREVAPLAPLHNYAEADVIEICREMFPELGNVIVPDTAFHYNMPERAWRYALPRDVADAYHVRKYGAHGTSHRYIWRTVHELMGDRTHKLVSCHLGSGASLCAIRDGKCMDTTMGLTPLDGLIMGTRCGTLDPATVFYLSREAHMSIDDIDTMMNKKSGLLAVSEVSSDSRDIEAGAAGGDEKCQMALDMFNYRVSQLFAEMAASMEGVDTMAFTAGIGENAPEIRAGICELLSWMGVRIDDDKNAVRSDEPRVISTDDSAITVMVVPTNEEYMIALDVEELLG; this is encoded by the coding sequence ATGAACGTACTCGTTATCAATGCCGGAAGCTCGTCGCTCAAGTACCAGCTCCTGGACGTGGACACGCGTGAGGTCTACGCCAAGGGCAACTGCGAGCGCATCGGCATAGACGGCAGCTTCGTCGGCCACGAGGAGATGGGCGGCGAGAAGCAGAAGCTCGAGGTGGCGCTGCCCGACCACAAGACCGCCATCAAGTACGTCTTCGACATCCTCAAGACCGTGGACAAGCCCATCGGCGGCATCGGCCACCGCGTGGTCCAGGGCGGCTGGTACTTCCCCGAGTCCGCCGTCGTGACCGACGAGACCCTCGGCTGGGTCCGCGAGGTCGCCCCGCTGGCGCCGCTGCACAACTACGCCGAGGCCGACGTCATAGAGATCTGCCGCGAGATGTTCCCCGAGCTGGGCAACGTCATCGTGCCGGACACCGCCTTCCACTACAACATGCCCGAGCGCGCCTGGCGCTACGCCCTGCCGCGCGACGTCGCGGACGCGTACCACGTGCGCAAGTACGGCGCCCACGGCACCAGCCACCGCTACATCTGGCGCACCGTTCACGAGCTCATGGGCGACAGGACCCACAAGCTTGTGAGCTGCCACCTCGGCTCCGGCGCGAGCCTCTGCGCCATCCGTGACGGCAAGTGCATGGACACCACCATGGGCCTCACCCCGCTCGACGGCCTCATCATGGGCACCCGCTGCGGGACGCTCGACCCTGCCACGGTGTTCTACCTGAGCCGCGAGGCGCACATGAGCATCGATGACATCGACACGATGATGAACAAGAAGTCCGGCCTGCTCGCCGTCTCGGAGGTCTCCTCCGACTCCCGCGACATCGAGGCCGGTGCCGCGGGCGGTGACGAGAAGTGCCAGATGGCCCTCGACATGTTCAACTATCGCGTCTCCCAGCTCTTCGCCGAGATGGCCGCCTCCATGGAGGGCGTGGACACCATGGCCTTCACCGCAGGCATCGGCGAGAACGCCCCCGAGATCCGCGCCGGCATCTGCGAGCTGCTCTCCTGGATGGGCGTCAGGATCGACGACGACAAGAACGCCGTGCGCTCCGACGAGCCGCGCGTGATCTCGACCGACGACTCCGCCATCACCGTCATGGTGGTTCCCACCAACGAGGAGTACATGATCGCCCTCGACGTCGAGGAGCTGCTGGGCTAG
- a CDS encoding AzlD domain-containing protein, with translation MSELDFLVFYACVLAVILACRCIPLLALKGRELSPRVGEALSLIPPAAFAALVANDLFDPSAGLSWRPLLAAGLVVVVARRTGSLIWCALSGMAAYGLLTLVG, from the coding sequence ATGAGCGAGCTCGACTTCCTCGTCTTCTACGCCTGCGTGCTCGCGGTCATTCTGGCCTGTCGCTGCATCCCGCTGCTTGCGCTGAAGGGGCGCGAGCTCTCGCCGCGCGTGGGCGAGGCGCTCTCCCTCATCCCTCCCGCGGCCTTTGCCGCGCTCGTGGCGAACGACCTCTTCGACCCCTCGGCGGGGCTCTCCTGGCGGCCGCTGCTCGCCGCGGGCCTCGTGGTCGTCGTGGCGAGAAGGACCGGCTCGCTGATATGGTGCGCCCTCAGCGGCATGGCTGCCTACGGGCTGCTCACGCTCGTGGGCTAA
- a CDS encoding gamma-glutamyl-gamma-aminobutyrate hydrolase family protein — translation MARKPVILVAPRWEAASVEGSETIAPQEAIADCFVDAILAAGGLPLMMALTSDEDVIADYVALADGVAVPGGPDVSPALWGDERPYDAAPLCPQRDAFEVPLLRAVLAADKPLLTTCRGTQLLNVVLGGTLCMDVPSLGAREGMVQWRHEGILNGVSHPVEVEEGSLLSRALGGETFVQANSAHHCCVDRLGERVHLVARATDGVPEAIEVEGRRFCVGVQWHPEYTWREVGTDFALWRSFVDACR, via the coding sequence ATGGCGAGAAAACCGGTCATTTTGGTGGCGCCTCGATGGGAGGCGGCGAGCGTCGAGGGCTCGGAGACCATCGCCCCGCAGGAGGCCATCGCGGACTGCTTCGTGGACGCCATCCTGGCGGCGGGCGGGCTGCCGCTCATGATGGCGCTCACCTCCGACGAGGATGTCATCGCCGACTACGTGGCGCTCGCGGACGGCGTCGCCGTGCCGGGCGGCCCGGACGTGAGCCCCGCCCTCTGGGGCGACGAGCGCCCCTATGACGCTGCCCCGCTCTGCCCGCAGCGTGACGCCTTCGAGGTGCCCCTGCTGCGCGCCGTCCTTGCAGCGGACAAGCCCCTGCTCACAACCTGTCGCGGGACCCAGCTGCTGAACGTCGTCCTCGGCGGGACGCTGTGCATGGACGTCCCGAGCCTGGGGGCGCGCGAGGGGATGGTCCAATGGCGCCATGAGGGAATCCTGAACGGCGTCTCGCATCCCGTGGAGGTCGAGGAGGGGTCGCTTCTGTCCCGCGCCCTGGGGGGCGAGACGTTCGTGCAGGCAAACTCCGCGCATCATTGCTGCGTCGACCGCCTCGGAGAGCGCGTGCATCTCGTCGCGCGCGCCACCGACGGCGTCCCGGAGGCGATCGAGGTGGAGGGGCGGCGCTTCTGCGTTGGCGTGCAGTGGCACCCCGAGTACACCTGGCGCGAGGTCGGTACGGACTTCGCCCTCTGGAGGAGCTTCGTCGACGCCTGCCGCTGA
- a CDS encoding amino acid ABC transporter permease, which produces MGLGELLGTYGQNYLDGLIATWSMTAVSFVFVMALAVIVTVARVCPIAPLRGLGELYVQVFRNIPGVALLILIAYALPQLRVVLDWRTCVVVTVVLLGSAFGSENFMSGINTIGVGQIEAARSVGLTFTQILRHVVIPQALRTTVLPMTNLLIAVMLTTALGSQVPLSPQELTGVVSYVNTRATGGILAFLISALGYVLTAFVISFAGNRLDKRVRILR; this is translated from the coding sequence ATGGGGCTCGGTGAGCTTCTCGGGACATACGGGCAGAACTACCTGGACGGGCTCATCGCCACGTGGTCGATGACGGCGGTCTCGTTCGTCTTCGTGATGGCGCTCGCCGTGATCGTGACCGTGGCGCGCGTCTGCCCGATCGCGCCGCTGCGCGGCCTCGGCGAGCTCTACGTCCAGGTGTTTCGCAACATTCCCGGCGTGGCGCTGCTCATCCTCATCGCCTATGCGCTGCCGCAGCTGCGCGTGGTGCTCGACTGGCGCACCTGCGTCGTCGTGACGGTGGTGCTGCTCGGGTCGGCGTTTGGGTCGGAGAACTTCATGAGCGGCATCAACACGATCGGCGTGGGCCAGATCGAGGCGGCGCGCTCCGTCGGGCTCACGTTCACCCAGATCCTGCGCCATGTCGTGATCCCGCAGGCGCTGAGGACCACGGTGCTGCCCATGACCAACCTCCTCATCGCCGTCATGCTCACGACGGCACTGGGCTCCCAGGTGCCGCTCTCGCCGCAGGAGCTCACGGGCGTGGTCTCCTACGTCAACACGCGAGCGACGGGGGGCATCCTCGCCTTCCTGATCTCCGCGCTCGGCTACGTGCTCACCGCCTTCGTCATATCCTTCGCGGGCAACCGCCTTGACAAGAGGGTGAGGATTCTGCGATGA
- the xseB gene encoding exodeoxyribonuclease VII small subunit, with translation MADEPRAVEDMTFKEASIELEQIVRALESGELELEESLERYGRGVELLKSLRARLANAEQRVRVLLDATDENAVTTDTSAAPSTAYLNE, from the coding sequence ATGGCAGACGAGCCCAGGGCAGTCGAGGACATGACGTTCAAGGAGGCCTCCATCGAGCTCGAGCAGATCGTGCGCGCGCTCGAGTCGGGCGAGCTCGAGCTCGAGGAGTCGCTCGAGCGCTACGGCCGCGGCGTAGAGCTCCTGAAGAGCCTGCGCGCGCGCCTGGCCAACGCCGAGCAGAGGGTTCGCGTCCTGCTGGACGCCACCGACGAGAACGCCGTCACGACGGACACCTCGGCGGCGCCGAGCACCGCCTATCTGAACGAGTAG
- a CDS encoding amino acid ABC transporter permease, whose protein sequence is MSARTQTAPTARSALYEAPGPRARRRIAIGTAASAVLLVLLVLLVVRQFYVTGQLAPRYWSFLLEWPTWRFLLQGFVGTVEVALTAGVIALVLGLLLMLGRVSGIAPLSAACRVVTDFFRGVPSLLLIYFFFLVVPQYGVQMPSFWMLTLPVALAASGVLAEVFRAGVNAVPRGQVEAALSIGLSPAKTMRRIVLPQAVRYVIPSLIAQLVVVVKDTTVAYVVSYPDLMQNARVLITNYDALLSMYLVVAVIYVLINFAINKASVYVARRTGVKIIR, encoded by the coding sequence ATGAGCGCACGCACCCAGACCGCGCCGACCGCGCGCTCCGCCCTCTACGAGGCCCCGGGGCCGCGTGCCAGGCGCCGCATCGCGATCGGGACGGCGGCGTCGGCCGTTCTTCTCGTCCTGCTCGTCCTTCTCGTCGTACGGCAGTTCTACGTGACGGGCCAGCTTGCGCCGCGCTACTGGTCGTTCCTCCTCGAGTGGCCCACGTGGCGCTTCCTGCTTCAGGGCTTCGTCGGCACGGTTGAGGTCGCGCTCACGGCGGGCGTCATCGCGCTCGTGCTCGGCCTCCTGCTCATGCTGGGGCGCGTGAGCGGCATCGCCCCGCTCTCGGCCGCCTGTCGCGTGGTCACCGACTTCTTCCGCGGCGTGCCGAGCCTCCTGCTCATCTACTTCTTCTTCCTCGTGGTTCCGCAGTACGGCGTCCAGATGCCGTCTTTCTGGATGCTCACGCTGCCCGTGGCGCTCGCCGCGTCCGGCGTGCTCGCCGAGGTCTTCCGCGCGGGCGTCAACGCGGTGCCCAGGGGCCAGGTCGAGGCCGCGCTCTCGATCGGGCTCAGCCCGGCCAAGACCATGCGGAGGATCGTGCTGCCCCAGGCCGTGCGCTACGTCATACCGTCGCTCATCGCGCAGCTCGTCGTCGTGGTCAAGGACACGACGGTCGCCTACGTGGTGAGCTACCCCGACCTCATGCAGAACGCGCGCGTGCTCATCACCAACTACGACGCGCTGCTCTCCATGTACCTGGTCGTGGCCGTCATCTACGTCCTGATCAACTTTGCCATCAACAAGGCGTCCGTCTACGTCGCGCGGCGCACGGGCGTCAAGATCATTCGCTAG
- a CDS encoding glutamate ABC transporter substrate-binding protein, translated as MSLNDLMLNRRQALGLGAAALASLGLAACDDAEAPAPSSSDEEAVEEAQLDADAYDELIASGEVAADDVVGASAWASAVKEAGTLRVGGVQTSLLFSSLNEQDGKTRGFDAGLSQLLTRYILGDESKQEITQVTSDTRESVLQNDQVDVVFATYSINDDRKKVISFAGPYYTTQQSILVMADNSDINSVEDLAGRNVAAQSGSTGPSILEEYAPDANVQEFKTDEEARTALSQGRVDAYVIDTAMQMGSMTRNPGRYRLAGEEFGPVDAYGIGLPLDSDGVAFVNDWLQKIEDEGVWEELWQLCIGDRAGIDTVPEPPAIGA; from the coding sequence ATGTCCCTCAATGACCTCATGCTCAACCGCCGCCAGGCCCTCGGCCTCGGCGCCGCCGCCCTCGCCAGCCTCGGCCTCGCCGCCTGCGATGACGCCGAGGCGCCCGCACCCTCCTCCTCTGACGAGGAGGCCGTCGAGGAGGCCCAGCTCGACGCCGACGCCTACGACGAGCTGATCGCCTCCGGCGAGGTGGCCGCCGACGACGTCGTCGGCGCGAGCGCCTGGGCAAGCGCCGTCAAGGAGGCCGGCACGCTGCGCGTGGGCGGCGTCCAGACCTCGCTGCTCTTCTCGTCCCTGAACGAGCAGGACGGCAAGACCCGCGGCTTCGACGCCGGCCTCTCCCAGCTGCTCACGCGCTACATCCTGGGTGACGAGTCCAAGCAGGAGATCACGCAGGTCACGTCAGACACGCGCGAGTCCGTGCTGCAGAACGACCAGGTCGACGTCGTCTTTGCCACCTATTCGATCAACGACGACCGCAAGAAGGTCATCTCCTTCGCCGGCCCCTACTACACCACCCAGCAGTCAATCCTCGTGATGGCCGACAACTCCGACATCAACTCCGTCGAGGACCTCGCGGGCAGGAACGTCGCCGCCCAGTCCGGCTCCACCGGCCCTTCCATCCTCGAGGAGTACGCGCCGGACGCCAACGTCCAGGAGTTCAAGACCGACGAGGAGGCCCGCACCGCGCTCTCGCAGGGCCGCGTCGACGCCTATGTGATCGACACCGCCATGCAGATGGGGTCCATGACGCGCAACCCGGGGCGCTATCGCCTCGCTGGCGAGGAGTTCGGCCCCGTCGACGCGTACGGCATCGGCCTTCCGCTCGACTCCGACGGCGTCGCCTTCGTGAACGACTGGCTCCAGAAGATCGAGGACGAGGGCGTCTGGGAGGAGCTCTGGCAGCTCTGCATCGGCGACCGCGCCGGCATCGACACGGTTCCTGAGCCGCCTGCCATCGGTGCGTAG